Proteins found in one Gemmatimonadaceae bacterium genomic segment:
- a CDS encoding ABC transporter permease, with protein sequence MSPMRFWDQVKMSFEGVTIAFDAIRANKVRAALTISGVAVGVFVVVAMGATIHGIRQSFQQDLEEFGANTFQVRRRGVGFSSCDGTDENCPERRNPRITLDDWTAIRRLPEVGSAMAWMFGQQDMTYKNRTVKNVGYDAQSADWIKTDIADVSPGRSFSESEHDGAAPVIVVNDSLKSQLFGDSDPIGKQVMVGSLQMTVIGVYHTKAGFLKAMDGRGPDRPRAVVPMMTAWRRMPVWRSMLIMVKPRPEVTREDAMDAVTALLRGRRGLHPVQPNNFALIGMERMLEVFNQLFGAIFVVGLALSAVGLLVGGVGVVAIMMISVTERTREIGVRKALGATRGTILWQFLVEASTLTSLGAVIGLLIGAGVAAVIRANFPSIPASVPIASVVAALLVAILTGVGFGMLPAMRAAKLDPVDALRYE encoded by the coding sequence CGTGGCCGTCGGCGTCTTCGTCGTCGTGGCCATGGGCGCCACGATTCACGGCATCCGGCAGAGTTTCCAGCAGGACCTCGAGGAGTTCGGCGCCAACACCTTCCAGGTGCGGCGGCGCGGCGTGGGCTTCAGCAGCTGCGACGGCACCGACGAAAACTGCCCCGAGCGGCGCAATCCGCGCATCACGCTCGACGACTGGACCGCCATTCGCCGCCTCCCCGAGGTGGGGAGCGCGATGGCGTGGATGTTCGGCCAGCAGGACATGACGTACAAGAACCGCACGGTGAAGAATGTCGGCTACGACGCGCAGAGCGCCGACTGGATCAAGACCGACATCGCCGACGTCTCCCCCGGCCGGTCCTTCTCGGAGAGCGAACACGACGGCGCCGCGCCGGTGATCGTCGTCAACGACTCGCTCAAGAGCCAGCTCTTCGGCGACAGCGACCCCATCGGCAAGCAGGTTATGGTCGGCTCGCTGCAGATGACCGTGATCGGCGTGTACCACACCAAGGCCGGCTTCCTGAAGGCGATGGACGGGCGCGGCCCCGACCGGCCGCGCGCGGTGGTGCCCATGATGACGGCGTGGCGACGCATGCCCGTCTGGCGCAGCATGCTGATCATGGTGAAGCCGCGCCCCGAGGTGACGCGCGAGGACGCGATGGACGCGGTGACCGCGCTGCTGCGCGGCCGGCGCGGGCTGCATCCGGTGCAACCGAACAACTTCGCGCTGATTGGCATGGAACGGATGCTCGAGGTCTTCAACCAGCTCTTCGGCGCCATTTTCGTGGTCGGATTGGCGCTCTCGGCGGTCGGCCTGCTCGTCGGCGGCGTGGGCGTCGTGGCCATCATGATGATCTCCGTCACCGAGCGCACCCGGGAGATCGGCGTGCGCAAGGCGCTCGGCGCGACGCGCGGCACCATCCTGTGGCAGTTCCTCGTGGAGGCCTCCACGCTGACCAGCCTCGGCGCGGTCATCGGCCTGCTGATCGGTGCCGGCGTGGCCGCGGTGATCCGCGCGAACTTCCCGTCGATCCCGGCGTCGGTCCCCATCGCCAGCGTCGTCGCCGCCCTGCTGGTCGCCATCCTCACCGGCGTGGGTTTCGGCATGCTCCCCGCCATGCGGGCGGCGAAGCTGGACCCGGTGGATGCGCTGCGCTACGAGTAA